One Coccinella septempunctata chromosome 8, icCocSept1.1, whole genome shotgun sequence genomic window carries:
- the LOC123318487 gene encoding serine/threonine-protein kinase fused-like — protein MVMPLCDEDLNAFLRREGPRNQPSRFFRVMRQLAAAVTECHRRQIVHRDIKPANILRRRCRFLLADFGLAETLTTTQPLLTEPAGTMVYWAPEQRRLEPYDTSVDLWALGLVAVEVATGLPCRQGEEEQHWASSLDDKYRAEMERLRFPVRWYIEGLLQDNPSHRRPAAQWEWPGTDTVLLVETVAQPPPLIPVSTLRPAPLPPIAPLTPPPQLSPVPQEPPAPGKTLILPSRLASKIQAQPNPRLWSPSLRTEVIALIPTTVKGKRRLRLKLRFPSGTAHRLWVPVD, from the coding sequence ATGGTAATGCCTCTGTGCGACGAGGACCTAAATGCCTTCCTGCGTCGAGAAGGGCCGAGGAACCAGCCGTCTCGGTTCTTCCGCGTGATGCGGCAGTTAGCAGCAGCCGTGACGGAGTGTCATCGTCGGCAAATAGTACACCGAGACATCAAGCCAGCCAACATCTTACGCCGCCGGTGCCGATTCCTGCTGGCAGATTTTGGGTTGGCCGAAACACTTACCACCACCCAACCCCTGCTCACCGAGCCAGCAGGAACCATGGTGTACTGGGCACCGGAACAGCGCAGGCTAGAGCCGTATGACACGTCCGTCGACCTGTGGGCGTTGGGGTTAGTGGCCGTAGAGGTGGCGACCGGCCTACCGTGCCGTCAGGGTGAGGAGGAACAGCATTGGGCCTCATCCCTGGACGACAAATACCGTGCGGAGATGGAGCGGTTGAGATTCCCCGTCCGATGGTATATCGAAGGTTTGCTCCAGGATAACCCGTCCCACCGGAGACCTGCTGCACAGTGGGAGTGGCCTGGAACCGATACCGTCCTGTTAgttgaaaccgtagctcagcCACCCCCACTGATACCGGTGTCCACACTGAGACCAGCACCGCTCCCACCAATTGCTCCGTTAACGCCACCACCCCAACTGTCTCCCGTCCCACAGGAACCGCCAGCACCAGGGAAGACACTGATTTTGCCGTCAAGACTAGCATCCAAAATCCAGGCTCAACCGAACCCCCGTCTGTGGTCACCCAGTCTTCGGACTGAGGTCATCGCCCTGATACCAACCACCGTCAAGGGCAAACGCCGGCTCCGGCTGAAGCTCAGGTTTCCCTCCGGCACTGCCCACCGTCTCTGGGTGCCAGTGGATTGA